The DNA window AGTCCTATAGGAAGACTCAGTGGCCTTCTAAACCTTAATATGAATACGTTCTCCAAGTCTCTTCAGAGAGAAGCATTGGATGTGGGGAGAGAGGTAGCATAACGCCACTAGGCTTGGGGATGGGAAAGGGCACTGGATGGTGAGACAGGAAGAGCCCAGGACACACACTGAGGAGGTCCCATTTACCTGGGCTTGTCCCTGGGCGTTGGGATTGTATCTATGAGGTCTCCTGGGCTAGGAGGGTGTCTCTGCTGGTCCAGCTGTGGGGCACCCACAGGGAAGGGACAGAGCGGGCTGCCAGGGTAGTTGGAAAGTAGTCACTCCAGCTGCAGTCCCTGGGGGAGCGGGAAGCGCGGTGAAGTGTTCCTTGTATTGGGGGATGAAATTTGGCCTTTGTGTCTGTACCCCTCCCCCATGATCctgggggaggatggaggagTGGCGTTGTTCTTGCCTTGAGTTGTTAATTTCAGCCACCTGTCCCGATTCTTAGTTCAGGAAGGCTACTCTGCTTAAGTGGCCTGTACGGCTGGGAATACATAGTTTCAGGGCCCAGGAATACTTTCTCACTTCCCAGGCTTCCCTAAGGACTGATGGAACCCACCACTGTGCTACCATTTTGTCCATCCCCTTCACACAGGCTTTGTCTGTTATTTAAGTGCAAAAATCTCTAGGAAGGAGCACTGCTAACTGTTACTGGTCATTCACACCTCGGGGGAATGTCTTTCTAGTCCTTTCCTGAGAGGTTTTTGATAAGAGAGAAAAAGTGAGAGCTTAGCAGCCCAAGGAGGAGAAAAGACCACAGATGGGGGATAGAgctgagaggaggggaggaagggcctTGAAGGCAGACTGGCCAGTGCCAGAAGTTTTCCTGGGTTCACATCTGCCCAGATGAGGCAGTGCCGTCCCCACCCCGGGGCCTGCCAACCAGCCCCACCAAGCCCTGCCCTGGTTGTAACAGCTCCCATTGTTGGAGACAGAGGTGACTGGAATTGTGGAGCAGGGTAGCCTGGAGGGACTCCCCTTATTGAaacatccatccatcatccatctgtCTTTttatgaaattcacattttttgAGCTCTATCCTGTGCCAGCCCTTGGGCTGGATGCTGGGAACACAGAGATGATCCAACCCCAATCCCAACCCTTATGAGGCTCCCAGGAACAGGAAACTACCCCCATGCATGACATGAATGCTGAGAAAGAAAGCGGGCGTACAGGAGTAGTAGTGATGTTTTTTAGCCTTcctatttaattttcaattttctattatttaaaaatacacacaagggcttccctggtggcgcagtggttgagggtccgcctgccgatgcaggggacatgggttcgtgccccggtccgggaggatcccacatgccacggagcggctgggcccgtgggccatggccgctgggcctgcgcgtccggagcctgtgctccgcggcgggagaggccacggcagtgagaggcccgcgtacagcaaaaaaaaaaaaacaaaacacaaaagtagaaagaatagtgTAATAAACTCCCATTTAACCACCACCCAGCCCTAACAagttttatcaatattgtttcatCTAGCCCTCCCACTTCTTTTGATGGAGTATTTTAATACAAATTCAGGATGTCATGCATTTCAGCCATGAACTCCACAGTACGCACCTCTGATACGAACATTTGGAAATAACCGCCCCCTACCATTCGCACCTCGTCCGTCCCCTGCCCCTGGCATCACCAATCCCGGAATCCAGTCCTACATCCCACACCTCTGGGAGCCTTGGCATCTCAGGCCATGGCGTGCTAGGGTTTTCAGACACGAGCCCCTCAGTGCCCCGAAGCTGTGCCTTCCCGCGCCCCCGCCGAAGTTTAGTAGCTCGCCCCCTGcgccagccgccgccgccgccgcctttCTCAGGACTGTCGCTCCCCTTCCCTGACCGCGCTCGCGCCTCTTTGTCTTCGCTGCAGATTGAAATGCTAGAACACAAGTACGGGGGCCACCTGGTGTCCCGGCGCGCCGCTTGCACCATCCAAACCGCCTTCCGCCAGTACCAGCTCAGCAAGAACTTCGAGAAGATCCGCAACTCGCTCCTGGAGAGCCGCCTGCCGCGGCGCATCTCCCTGCGCAAGGCACGCGCGCCCACGGCCGAGAGCCTGGCGGCCGAGAGGGCGCTCCTGGAGGGCTGCGGCCTCTCGGGGCTGCCGCTGGCGCGCTCGCCCTCCCTGCCGCCCACCATCGCGGGCACACTCACCGAACTGGAGGACTCCTTCACCGAGCAGGTGCAGTCCCTGGCCAAGTCCATCGACGACGCCCTCAGCACCTGGAGCCTCAAGACCGTGTGCTCCCTGCAGGAGAGCGGCGCTTACCAGGTCCACAGGGCCCTGCGCGCGGGCACGGGGCCGCCGGGCCTGGAGACCGAGGCACGGGAGCCCAAGGGCGCCCACTCGGCGGACTGGGCCGAGGCCACCGAGCCCGCCGGCCCGCCCCAGGGCCACGGCAGCACCCTCATGATGGCCTTCCGGGACGTCACCGTGCAGATCGCCAGCCGGAACATCTCCGTCTCCTCCTCCACGGCTCTGTCCGTGGCCAACTGCCTGGGCGCGCCGACGGCCTCAGCCCCCGCAGAGTCCGCGGCGGGCAAGGCCGAGCAGGACGAGGCCGGCGGGCAGGAGGCCCCGGAGGCTCCCAGCGCCGGCCAGGAGGACGTGCCCGCCGAGGACGCGAGCGCAGAGGCGGGCGCCGACGGGGCCCTGCGCGCCAGCCCGCCGGGGGCCGCGGTGCcggcggcggaggaggaggaagacGGAGAGGAGGAGGCTGAGGAGGCGGGGAAAGGGGCGGAGGCCGAGGCCGGCGACAGCTCGGAGCAGCTGAGCAGCAGCAGCGCGTCCGCCAGATCGGCAGCGTCGGCCTCGGCCTCCAGGGAGGCCCTGCAGGCCATGATCCTGAGCCTGCCGCGCTACCACTGCGAGAACCCGGCCAGCTGCAAGTCCCCCACGCTCTCCACCGACACCCTGCGCAAGCGGCTCTACCGCATCGGCCTCAACCTCTTCAACATGTGAGTTCCGGGAGGTGCGGGGCAGAGGCTGCACTTACGGGTGAGCGGCGGGCCCGGGAATGGAGCGAATCGTCCCCGGGTCCTCCCAGGTGGCCTCTGGGCCGCGCCTGATCCTTGAGATAGTGTGGgaatactcattttatttttatttatttgttttttttgcggtaagcgggcctcttactgttgtggcctctcccgttgcggagcacaggctccggacgcgcaggcccagtggccatggctcacgggcccagccgctccgcggcacgtgggatcttcccggaccggggcacgaacccgcgtcccctgcatcggcaggcggactctcaaccactgcgtcaccagggaagcccctcattttatttttaattgataagaATTTATGTTAAAGATTAGGGTTAAAACACCTCAAACCTATGCTTTAACCACTAGTACTGCTAGATGAAGCTAGGCTttgaaaagtgagaaaatttcagagaaaatgcACTATTAAGTAAACAATAGTACAAGTAGTATAAGGCTTGGGCAGAAAGCATTCGGGTAGGACATGAAGTTAAGAAAACAGGGAATATCAATTTCATGGGGTTGATGACATGGAGAGAAGAGGCAGTGACCAAAagaggaaagggtggggggagcagagaCCTGGCGCAAGGAATGGGGGTGCGGGGGGCGGATAGGAGGGGAGTGTCAAGCAAGCAGAGGTGAAGCAGAAGAGAACAGGGGCATGGGAGCGGAGAAATGAACAACCACCATAGCTCAGAGCCCCCAGCCAGAACTTCCTTGCAACCAAGAAGTATACAGCTGGTGGCAAGCAGAGGAAACACACCTGCCCGTCCTGTGGCGATTTCAAGTACATGAGGCACTCGTCTCCACCCTCCACTCACCCCTTCCTTCATAGCCCTGAGCCGGGAAACACGGCATCCCTCCTGCCTAATCAATGAGGACTGAGCAGAAACCATTCACCTGTgtgttcatttactcattcagaaGTTATGTTTGGAGTGCTTGGCACGGAAACCACAAAGATGAGGAAGACACATCCCCCGGTCTCGAGCAGCTTCTATTCTAGGGGGAATAGCTACCGTTCATAGCTCACCTGACACAAAACATTTGCAGATTTCCTAACAAGGTCTAGAGAGAGCATCATTACgccattttacagaccaggaaacAGGCTCACCCAGGTGAGCTGAGCCCTGTGAAACAGCTAGTAAGCGGCAGAGCTGGGTGAAGTCAGACCTGTGTGACTCCCATCGCTGCTCCGTGTACCTCAGGCTGCCACCCTGGTGAGCACAGCCCTACCCTCGcttctgcacacacacacgtacctgGATCCCacaagacagtggttctcaaattatCTATAGTGAAGGACCAGTTTGGGTTTTTACCCAATATGTTGTGGGCTGACACTTCtgtaaaatacaattaaaatgagTTGCTAGAAAAACAGTCACATGCTTGGTTGTCCTGAAAATGTCAACGTGTTCTAAAAGGGTCTAAAGGCTTAGCCTCTATTTCTGTACTTATCTTCTCCTGGACCGGTAAGCTTCAGCTCAGGGAGCAGCATGGATTTGCAGACCAAGCTGGGAGCACATGTGCCTTAAGACACAGcactcacacccacacacacacacacagactcaagCCTGGGAAAGTCAACCCTGAAGAGCAGGGTCTTTCTTGTGTCTGCCACACACAGGGAAGAGGGGTGTGGTAGGAGATCCCACCTCCATTTCCCAGTCTCCTCTGTCCTCCCGGTTCGAGCGTGGGTCCTGAGTGTAGACAGCAGGATACAGGTGGGAGGAAGGGCTTGGGGACCTCAGGGTCAGATCCAGTGGGACTGAGGCAGGAAGACGGAAGGGACACCTCTCCACCTGCTCTGGAATCTACTTGGCCAGACCTCCCCAGTCCCGCACCATCTTCACTCCTGTGCAGGGAGGTTCAGGAGGACGTGACGAGAGGGGCTTTTTAAGGGGAGCCCCTCTGCAGTGGAAGGAATGCTGACATTTCCTGGGAATTCTGCCCAAGGACCTCCAGGCACTTCTGTGGGTTCCCtaggcaggaagaaagggaggaaaggcgTCATGGGGAGACTTGCCTCACTCTctacccctcctcccctccccaccccacccccagaaacCCGGACAAGGGCATCCAGTTCCTGATCTCTCGAGGCTTCATCCCCGACACCCCCATCGGAGTGGCCCATTTCCTGCTCCAGCGTAAGGGCCTGAGCCGCCAGATGATCGGAGAGTTCCTGGGCAACAGCAAGAAGCAGTTCAACCGCGACGTGCTCGAGTGAGTGCCCCGCCTCGGGCTCCTCCCCGCCCTCCTGGCCCACCCTCCCGGATCTCCTAGACGgcctgggacctcagctggggaAGGCCTTTAGAGGACAGGACCTCTAAAGTCTGGGTGGATTCCCAGAAGTTCTGGCTCCAGTCCTGGTGGCTTCCTGATTGGTCCAGGAGCCAGAATCCCCATGGTCCTTAGCCAATCACCTGCCTCCCCGCCTGTCATTCTGCCGCTTACTGAGCCAAGGTGCTCCTCCGCGTAGGCATTGTCGGCACTGTGGATGGGGACGCGGCTGGCGCTGGGGACGCGCGTGGCTGGGGCTGGCACAGAAATGGTCAAGGGAGACCAAAAGGCATGAGAGTGAGCCTGAAAATAGAAGGCCGTCAGCTCTGGGGCCATCTCCGCCTGGGGGACCGGCCCTGCAGCACCCTCCCAGGCACCCGTCCAGCCCCCAGACCCTGAGTGTCCGCTTGATATCGTGGGGGGAACATGAGGCAGAAAAAGAAGGGGTTAGGCTGAGGGGTTTTAGAGCCAGAAAGTACTATGATTCCATGAAGGTAGACTGACCACCAAGGTTGAAGTCCAGGAGGTGGGGGATTTGGCGGTGAGGGGGCTGCTTTTGCTATAGCGCTCTGCTTCGTGGGTGTGGTGCCATGGATAGGTAGGCGAGCCCCAGGGCAGGGGGAACATTccctggggtggaggggcagggcctTGGAGCCCCCTCTTCTCTGGCAGAGAGGGGGCGAGGCTCCATGAAGTCTGCTCCGGACCCGTCTCTCCCCACGCCTCTCCTGACGCCCCTCCTCTCTTCTGCTGGGCACCCCTAAGCTCACTTCCTTCTCGGAGGTCACCATTCTGTAAGGagccctccccacttctctccccacccccttctccttgGGTACAGTCTGCCGAAGTGTTTCCCCAGGAGTCCCGGGAGAACCTCGTCCTATTGTACTTGCTCTTGAAGCAGCAAGGGCCTGATACAGAGGGCTGGGGGCTCCTGCTTCAGGGCTTAGAAGCACGGAGTCCCTGTCAGTGTCCCCTGGGTGGGACTCAGACACCTGGCTTCTCTTTATGGAGCAGCCCCGCTGCTGTGTCTCCGGACAGTCACTGCTCTCTGGGCCTGCATTTCCGTGCATGGATGTGGGAGGGGTTGGGTTAGGAGGGGAGATCTGCTGTGCTCGGGAATCCCTGTCACATTCCTAAATTCATGATGGGATAGCTGTTACCTGAGTGCAGTCAGAAGAGAGGGGGCTTGGACCCATTCAAGGGACCGTGAAATCCCTGATGGCCCTTAGGTGACAGAAGCCAGCTCCTGCCTCTGACTCTTGGGGGCTTTGGGCAATCAGCTGTTCCTCCCAGAGCTGGTGTTCTGAGCACCTAAACCCCTAAATGGACAGCATTTCTttaccttcctcctctccctctggctccccttccccatcccaccaccCCTGCTGTGTGGGTGCCCTGAGGGGATGCCTTGAGGAAAtggcagaagaggagaaagatcAAGTGTTCcgtctccttcctttcctgttttcctctatcTGGTTCATCTGTCCGGCATGAACTTTTCACTGGCCTTTGTCCCCTTTCCACTGGCGAAGGAGTAGAGCTGCTGCGCCCTATGGCTTCATTCCTTTCCGCTGCCCCACACCCCCTGGGTGACCCGGCTTTGTCCGTCTGCTCTGGGGCAGGGGTGACTGCTTCACTCCCAGGCCCTGACTGCCTCGTCTGTTCTCTTCTGCCTTTCCAGACCCCATGTGGCCTGGCCCCGGAATCCTGACCTGCCAGGCCCCTGTCGATCTGCAGCCCGGGGTGTGCCGAGCAGCACAATGGAGACTAATTTCCACATCCTCCCTGGGCGATCGTGTGGGCGGGAGATGCAGACCAGCCGCTGCCGCCTGTGCCGAGAGGCGAGGTGGGCCGGGGTCTAGGGCTCGCGGCTGAGCGGGCTCAGGCTTGGATGAGAAGGCAGTGTGGGGGCAGGAGAGGTGGCTGGACCCGAGAGTCCGGCTCTGGCCCCTGCTCTGCTCCTGACACGCTCTGGAGCGTTTGCAAGTCACTTCTCCAGGCTTCCTCGTCTGCAGAGAGAGAGGGttgagctgtgtgatctcagaggTCCCTCCAGCGTGAACGTATCGTCTTTCCTAATCCTTAGTGCGTTTGTAGCACCCTGGCGTCATGCAAAATCATTTGCCCTGAACAAGCTTTGTCATCCTGCCAGAGCAGCCCTCAGGCTCCAGGACGGGGCTGGGGTGCCAGCGTTCACGGGGGAACGAGATGGCCATTCagcactcattcagcaaatactgagtgcctactgtatgctgGGAATAGGGCTGCACTGGGCATCCCACGTGCGTACGTGTCGGGGCGGGGTGCGCGGGGAGAGGAACAGGCCTGGCTCGTGGCCTCAGGGAAGTTATAGACCCAGGTCTCAAAGGGGAGAGATGCGAGGAGGAACGTGGAAAGAGAGGTGAGGGGCCCTCGAGCCTCCAGTGGGCACTGAGCCCCAATTCTGCCACAGTGAACGCCTCAGTCCCTCGTGCCGTGTTCTGCAGCCATGCAGGCCCCGGGCTCTGAGGCCCCAGCAGACGGCCTGCGCGTGGCAGCTCCATGGAAAGGagccctcctcccccaggtcTGCAGCACGCCGACGGCCTGTTCTGTCTGCTGTGAGGTGCCTGGAGAGGATGAAGAAGCAGGAAGAGACAGGCACTGGCAGGGCAGCAAGACGCTGGGGTTTTTGGTATCTCCCTGCCACTCAAGCCAGCTCTCTCGGAACCTTTCAGGATCCACTGCCTCTTCCTAACTCCCACCAGAGAAAGCACACAGTGACAGTCACCCAGTGCCATGTGTCCAGGCCGGGAAGGCTTCACTGGGATTCTGCACATGCCCCCGCCGGTGACATTCAGCCTGCCGTATCCATTCTGTACAAAGCTGTTTGCTGAATAAAAGACATAAATCACCCATCCCCTTGGAGACTGAGACAGCCCAATCCACCGCTCTCTCCAAGATGCAGCCAGATGGGAAGGGGAGAAGCTGAAAGTCTCTGGGAGGGGAAGGAATGGGGCCCTCCCCCCACTCCTGGGCCTGGGGggacaggaagagaggagaagcTGGGCCAAGCAGAATCTGTCCCAGCCACTGATTCACCTCTGAGCATCAGAGATGCGGTGATGACATTTGCCTCCGGGGTCAGGCCCTCGGTGCTCTGGGAAGCTGACCTCTCCATCCCTTTGTGTCCTGGTTCCATGGATGCCCCATTCCAAGAAAGAATGTATCCAACCAGGCTTTATCAAATGATAATATGAGGCATTCTGAGCTCAAAGGGCCATGTCCATTCCAGTGTTGACCTGGGAAGGTGTTGTGTTTTGGTCGTAGGCGTTTGTTTTTTTAGGAGAAaccagcctcaatttcctcatttgtcaaatggggataatagaacCGGTCATATGAATTAACTTTTTTAAGCGCATATGAAGTGCTTAACTCAGTGCCTGAGGCTTAGTGGGCATTAGACCCCTCCCGCCTCCCCTTCCCAACACAGGGAAACCTCCCACTCCTCAGGGCTGGTCTGAGACAGAGTTCCgtgctggggaagggaggggaccaCCTCGAGCTTGGAGGAAGTCCTCCCCTGGTGCTGAGGGGGAAGGGCAGTGGGAGACAAAGGGCAGGGAGATCAGGATTCTCTGGGGCTGCAAGTGTCTCGCTCTCAGTTTTCACGTGGCTGGGAAATTTGCCTCTGCTCTATTTCCTTTCTGAAATGTGCGCTTCAGCAGGTTTGAAGGCCAGCGGATGGGGAAACGTTGTGTGCTGGCTGTGAGCAGTCTCTTTCTCGGCCCGGGTGATCTTCACACCCGCAGAGGGCATCTGTCGTTTCCAAGGAAACGCAGGAAGGGCAGCTTTGGGGTTGAGTAGCCAGAAGAAAGTTTCCCGGGCGTTCCTTCTCTCACTGTGTCCGCTCCGTTCTTTGTTAGATATTAGAGTCTGACGTTTTAGTCGGATTTCATCATTTCATTTCCATGGAAATGTTTTGGCCAGAGTGCAACAGATTTGCTCTTCTTAGGGGACattcagaaatgaagacagatTGTCTGTCAAACTCCGTAGGCTGGAAGGCTCTGGCCTCTCCTCACTAGGAAGGAATGGTTTGAGCAGGTCCTGCGTGTCGTCTGTGTGTAGCCTCGGAACGGTTGCCTTGCTCCTGAGGAGATCCACGGGGCAGGGGAGAGCgggctggggcccaggcccaCTCTGACGGGTCTGGCGGAGGGtggagagaggctggggcaggCAGGGATAGAAGGCTTTGGGGGCTATTTCCACTGCCTCCCACTCAGAGGAATGGAAGGAGGGGGTCTCTTCTAACTGTGCTGTCTTTGGGTTTTATGACCTTGACCCCTCACCTCTCCAGTGCCCTTTCCCCTATCCCCaccaccgcacacacacacacagacacacacacagagatgagAGATTCTACTTAACAGGAAAGAGTCATTGGcatttaaaagaatcatttgcTCCTGTACGTGGAGATCTTGGAACCCCAGAGTGGGGTGAAAAAGTCCAGAGTTGAGACTCTCTTTGGCTTTGTCACAGATGCATAGAAATTGGGCTTTTACACAAAAATGAACATACCCACCACCCATTCCCCTCCTGAGTACCCAGGGCCCAGCTCTGGAGAGGTGTCTCTGGATCCTGTGTGATGCTCAGGTGTGGCTGAAACTGGCCGCTCTTTGCAGTGGGACTTCCTGGGAGTCACTCCCCGCGGGTTTCTCAGGGGGGCCATCTGTGAGCGAGCAGGCAGCTCACACATATCCAGCGCGTATCGTGTGCCAGCAGGAACGGTTCTAAGAACCTTACATGCAAAGCCTCATACCATCTTGCCAGCAGTGCTGTGAGGCCAGTGCTGGGAGTCTGCACCAAATGAAGGAAACCGAGGAACAGAGAGGGTGGGGCGCTTGCCACAGTCCCAGGGCTGACCAGCGGCTGAGACCTGAAGCCTGGCAGAGAGGTCCATAACCTGAGCCCTAAACTCCACACCATCCTACCTTGTGCGTCATCCCAACAGATGCGTGGTCTGAATGCCTTTACGGCGCTTGTCAGAGCCCAGCTGTGAATCGTGGTGCTGAGAAATGCTTTAGACGGTCAGCAGTCCAGCTCTCTCATTCTACCCGGCCagggactgaggcccagagagaagaaaTGGCTAGTGCCCAGGCCAGGGGCAGGGTAATTGAACTGAATCAGATGCTATCCCATCCCTGACTCACCTTTATTTGCTGGGCCCCAACCCTCTCATCtgggaagaaaacagagctgagAAAC is part of the Phocoena sinus isolate mPhoSin1 chromosome 10, mPhoSin1.pri, whole genome shotgun sequence genome and encodes:
- the IQSEC3 gene encoding IQ motif and SEC7 domain-containing protein 3 isoform X2 → MLEHKYGGHLVSRRAACTIQTAFRQYQLSKNFEKIRNSLLESRLPRRISLRKARAPTAESLAAERALLEGCGLSGLPLARSPSLPPTIAGTLTELEDSFTEQVQSLAKSIDDALSTWSLKTVCSLQESGAYQVHRALRAGTGPPGLETEAREPKGAHSADWAEATEPAGPPQGHGSTLMMAFRDVTVQIASRNISVSSSTALSVANCLGAPTASAPAESAAGKAEQDEAGGQEAPEAPSAGQEDVPAEDASAEAGADGALRASPPGAAVPAAEEEEDGEEEAEEAGKGAEAEAGDSSEQLSSSSASARSAASASASREALQAMILSLPRYHCENPASCKSPTLSTDTLRKRLYRIGLNLFNINPDKGIQFLISRGFIPDTPIGVAHFLLQRKGLSRQMIGEFLGNSKKQFNRDVLDCVVDEMDFSAMELDEALRKFQAHIRVQGEAQKVERLIETFSQRYCMCNPEVVRQFHNPDTVFILAFAVILLNTDMYSPNIKPDRKMMLEDFIRNLRGVDDGADIPRELVVGIYERIQQKELKSNEDHVTYVTKVEKSIVGMKTVLSEPHRRLVCCSRLFEVTDVNKLQKQAAHQREVFLFNDLLVILKLCPKKKSSSTYTFCKSVGLLGMQFHLFENEYYSHGITLVTPLSGSEKKQVLHFCALGLDEMRKFVEDLKESIAEVTELEQIRIEWELEKQQGTKTLSFKAGGAQLEPQSKQGSPTAKRGAAPAEKAVESTAEVLINASPARLTILPISRDTIKSYC